The following DNA comes from Raphanus sativus cultivar WK10039 unplaced genomic scaffold, ASM80110v3 Scaffold1375, whole genome shotgun sequence.
CTGGATCGGCGTCGTAGAGCTTGACATGACCAGCTTTGATGGATTTGATGAAATTTATTGATTGGTAAGGAGATGGGAGGTCGTTTCCTTGTCTACCATAGTTGATACCAATCTTGCTTGCCAACGCTATCATTAGGTTCCTCTCCATGTACCTGTGTCGATTCTGATATCCCGCAGAGCAATATGAACCTGTAAAACCGATAAAGTTATGTTCATTGTGGGAGGAAAAAATGCaaacatatatatgatttattgatgaagaagatgacttACTTGAAAAGTAGATGAGGGTGAAGAGAAAGAAAGCAATAACAGACATGACTTTCAGTGTTTGGTTCGCAATGTGTTTGTGGTGATCAGATTCTGATTTGAGTGGGAATTGTGTGGAACTTGCATCGACGTATTTAAGTAGGAGTATGGTGTAAGTTTAGTGTGAAGGAAGATTATAGATTTATATTGAGTCATGCAAGAATAGCTTCTCTTTCGTCTTTTGGTTTCTTTTGAAACTGTAGCATAGCTTATTTCTTTTATGCTAAAAGATAGTTGGTTGGATGGTTCAAACTGAACCAAGCCAATCTTTCTCCAAATTCCTCACTTAACATCATTATACATGTTGTCAATTTtacaaagataaaaataaatacaatggCAAATGTAGATTGAGAAAAACATATCAATAATAGTTTTGAGTTGTGAagactttttttatttagtacATTAAGTTGGGAAGACTAGTGACAATCATATTCTTATGCAGGTCGATTTTGACCACATCCAAGTGAAACAACCAAATGAGACCCATGATTTATCAAAAGTTTTTAAGGTCTACTTTGTTGTTAACAAATCAATGTATATTGTGGAGAAGTTCAACAAATGGTGAATTGGTGAAacaaaaacaactaaaattaagaaactaacCATAGACTAGAGAAACTAAGAATAAAAAGGAGCAGAGAGATGGGGAAATTTGCTTAGTatcttaatattttcttaatggTTATAGACTTACTAAATTTCTCTTAAAGAAGATTGGTGAATCTCTGTTAAAATGTATAgaccaataaaatttatatgttaattaaAAACTGATAAACTTTTGTTGGTTTCGagaattttgtaattttttactataaacttgaatattttattgataaaatttttatgtatctttttaatcaaaccttacttttataaaattctTACTCTCCACAAATGGAGGAAGTGTACATACATGAAAACAAAGCCATCCATATTCCATACACACACATCTATTACAAGGAATCAAATACAACACAGAACCATAGGGGCACACAAAACGATTAAACAACTAATGATGTCGAAAAGTCCTCTAATCTCAGCGACCATCAAGATTTAACGTGTTTGGAAATTAGAGACCACAATCAGTGATATAAATCCCAAGACGAAGCAGCAACAAGTGCACAATCAACAATATTCAACATAGCTACAAAGCCTTTGATTAGAACTTCAGTGTTAGAAGTATCTCTAATCCGCAACAATACCTTTCCTACACCAAAGTCACATAAAGTAGATGATGATATTGGGAGAAGAAAAATTTCCAGAAAAGCGGAAATCGGACAGTAAACGACTCGATTCACATGATGAGTGGATATATGAGGCATCAATCCATCTGACTGCAAAAAGTCTATAATTTTGGTGTCTAAAACTTGGATCTCCTTCCTCTTTTACTCTTCTTGCTCTTTTTATAAGTGGTTGTCAGAGAATCGTAAAGTAAACATCATATCCGGTCTCAGTTATTTTCGATTGATCGGTCATGTTAGCGTTGACTTTCTCCTGAACCTATAATGtacttttattcttttaaatttgttatatcttattatttcttttcatttgaaaaGGATTTTTGAACCGGTTTGGAGTAGGATAGGTGAATGGATGAGATTATGTTTATTTTGAACCGTTTAAATTGatgtacaaaacaaaacaaaaaggggGAAAGGgaatttcctttttctttgacCAAATTAAGcagaagaaggaaaaaaacaaaactaagcAGGAGTAGGAAAAAACAAACCTAAAAAGTTATCTATATAAAGAGATTGGTTTTTTtctacaaaagaagaaaaaaacaaaagtttctcTCTGAGGCTCCTTggtttagaaaaaataaaagcttGAAACATGAAAATCCTCCGCAGGGATTTTGTTCGTGATGGACCAGGAAGCGTTAAACTGATGGCAGAGGACTCGGATGATCTCTGGTTTACTTATAACTTAATTTCCCCTGGAGATAGTGTAATGGCTATCACATCGAGAAAGGTTCTGAAAGAGAGAGGAAATTCTGAACGTATAGTTTCTAAACGTATAGACTCTGAACGTATAGTTTCTAAACGTATAGACTCTGAACGTGAAGACTCTGACTCTGACTCTGACTCGGACTCTGATCAACGTGTGGACCCTAAACGTGTATGCGCTAAAAAACGTTTAGACATTAAACGTTTACACGCTAAATTTGACGACTCTAAACCTCTGGTGTCCGAACGTCTAACATTGAAGCTGGAAGTACAAGTTGAGGAGGTAAGCTATGACAAAGAAGGTGCTGTTTTGCGCATACTTGGGACGAACATCCTTGAGAACGAGCACGTACCGCTTGGTGCATACCAGAGTTTGGAGCTCACGCTGAAACGACGTTTTCTATTGAGAAAACAAATATGGGACTCATTGGCTATTGATACACTCAACCAGGCAAAACATCATAAATCCAGTGTTAATTTAGCTGTAGTTCTAATGCAAGAAGGACATGCACAAATCTTCCTTGTCGGCAAAAGTGTGGGTCCACCAATCGAAACATCAATTCCTAATCGTAAGCATGCTGGTTACGAGTCTGCGTTGAAGAAATTCTTTGAGAACGTTGTCCGTGCCTTTGTGAAACACGTTGACTTCAGTATCGTTAGGTGTGTAGTGATCGCAAGTCCTGGCTTTACAAAGGATCAGTTTCATCGCCACTTGTTGTCGGAAGCAGAGAGAAGAAAGTTGAGAGATATTACCGAGAACAAATCACGTATACTTCTGGTGCACGCAAACTCCGGATATAGACATAGCCTTGGAGAGGTTCTGAGTGACCCCAAAGTGATGAAGATGATCCAAGATACAAAAGCGTCAAAAGAAGTGAACGCTCTCAGGGATTTCTTCACCATGTTTGCTAAGGATCCATATCGGGCATGCTACGGACCCAAGCATGTGGAGTTTGCTCATCAACAAAAGGCAATCCAAACACTTCTCATTACAGATGAGCTGTTCAAGAACTCTGACgtgaaaaaaaggaagaagtaTGTGGATTTTGTGGAGTCGGTGAAACAATTAGGAGGAGAGGCTTTTATATTTTCTTCGATGCATGTTTCAGGTGAACAACTGGCAAAGCATACTGGAATTGCAGCTCTTCTCAGGTTCCCTTTACCAGATCTCGATGACGTTGAGATGTAAAGATATTGTCGATTTTAGAAAACAATAGGCTTAATTATATAGTAGAATAGGGGAGTTTGATCTAGCTCGATTTTCCTTTtctggtttacaaaaaaaaatatattaaccatatatatctatataattgCTTAAATTGATTTCAATACGATTCATTCAGTTTTTAaccaaaacttcaaaatattttctcataaaattttaagaattctattttatatggttaaaaatctaatttacgaaaatatataaaaactgatTTTCTAGtttcttaaataaataagataacAGAAAAATAAGCTGtcaaccaaaaaattaaaaatatttatttttattataattataatagcGAAAATAAACTgttaaatttaaacaaaataatataatcaaaCATTCAGATACCAAAGATTATATCATTAAATCACGTACATATATAGACTATTccttatattatttattttacatataacTACACTACATTATGATAGTATTCAATTAAACACACACTTAAATGaaaatgttataatttgattagttttaaaatatgaacatGGCTAAGATGATATGCATTAACGACTCGATGTTACCTAGGACAAGATTATCTAAATTTGTTGATATGCTAATGCTAAATTAGCTTCCCTAAACCGTTCTTAGTTACCATATTTTCAATCTCAATTCATGTTAATCTATCGTCTGTTTATCTTAATCGTTctaatcagtgtttttaaaaccggaaaTATTTGGTTCATGGATCATTGTGGTTCGACTAGGTTCAAACATGTTTCAATCGGGTTTGGTTGGATTAAAGtgaatttaatgatatttcataaataatatgtatatttttataaagatagatcatataaataaaatgttttaatagttgtaatgtttagatttttttaaaaatgtcacaaaagtaataaataattaaatagttcaaatctaaaatcaatacaaaataCACATTCAAACTTTATTCTCGAGATCTTTATCACTCTAATCTCCAtcactttttaaaaacattatatgcacattaattaaaaatatatattttgaactaaaaaaaggttttttattcttttataaattatacaaatttcacaaacgtaaaattttcaattattagAGTCTTCAACACAAGTGACCATGAAGTAGAATTTAATTAAAGTGAAAATAGACAAAAATAATATCTTAACGTGAAAATTAAACTTTGCGAGTCTTGTAATTTATGAATTGTAgagacttcaaaagaaaaatacaagagATGATACTTTATTAATCTTTCATAAATTATacttttactttaaaaattaacttttatattaacaaaactGTGGTTTATATACGAACTGGAGTTAGGCAGGTTCATTGAATCGCTGGTTTCCGGGTTTTTGACGGTTCGATATACCCGTACTTTTTAAGAGCGGATCAAATTCTAATACTGATTTTATAATATGATGATggcgaaccaaaccgataatacAACATAATAACCTACGAATCTTTTATTAGAATCAGTctttttaaaaccggaccggcgaTCGGACCGGGTTAAACCATGAACTGGACAACAATCTGGGTTGGGTTAATATCAAAATCCAACTAAAATTGAACATGTTAAGATCTTTATTTcgaaattgttatatatttatgttacaAAGTCGTATTATATTGAAAAAGTGaatatgtttcaaaatatataatttatgaattattttgtttaataattttgtatgtacatttttatataactatttttaagCCTAACATATTATCCGGACCCGAGAAATCAAACCAAATTGACTAAAAATACAGGTTCCGTCCGAGTCCAGTAAAATACCAAGTGGGTATTTTTTTGGACCTGCGGGTCATGGTTCGAGTCTTAATCGAGTCTCGGTTCGAGTATGGGTCATGCTCGACCTGATACCTAATATACGCAAATACCTAAAATACCCAAAATGTTTTGcgtatattagatatatttgggtatttcaaatatgtatattgtttatagagttttgggtttggttttagGTATAGTTTCGggttttgaataaaatttcaaatttaaaaaaatatattttgggtaTCAAGGTAAAACTTTGAGTGTATTTTTTGGTTTCTCAGTTAGATTTCAGATAAAAATTTGGAGGGGAATTTGGTATTTGAATAGTTTTGGATATTTGTTTggattttagagtatttttgagtttttagatgTTTCAAATCCTTTTCTTGGGTCTTAAATATCCGGACCCATTGCATATTTAAAAGTTTTGCAATATTTATTTGGGTCTAAATGTGTAGAATCTAAAAGATTCGGACTCAAAAGTTCAATCCATATCCGACCCCAAGATCCGAATACATATTTCTGACTATGGTGAATCACGAGTTAATGAAAATAGGGAAATATGTattgataatatttatttacatagtTATAATCGTTAtgcaaaattatttatactagTGAGTTTTTTTTACATCTAACTGTGACATTTTGATGTTAGAATGTTATACGtttgtattattaaaataagtCAAAGCATTAAATGTTAGTATGGTAAATTCATACTTCATATATTAATCAGAGAATATAATTGAATTTGTGGATATTTTTTGTTgtgatatctatactattaaaagagaaacattctaaaaaaatctacttGTTGGACCTATtcattaaaaacttaatatttgaTATTACCTTAATTAATCACTGAATATGTCAATATTAATAAGATATTGTTTCCTTATTTTACTCCTACAATTTTGGTACCTATTGACTAATTTTGTAATCTGTCGAATCTACTATAATCTGTCTTTGTTATTTTACATATAGATTTCCAAACCATCTCACATGCTCCATCGTCGTCAATTCTAAGTGggtataattaaattataaacgGGTCTACATATGAATTCCATTGTTCATACGACAGTACGACACCATCTTACATGAGCCAATGATGCATCTATTAATCCACACATTGCAAAGATTATCAAACTAATATTTTATCTTCTAAGTTTCAACCAAATCGATGGTAGccatcaaaataaattaaaaaatactaatttttgagaaaattcatatatttttctatttgaaAATCTCTCGTGCACATCTCAAATGTAACCAATTACAAAACCTATCACAACAATGTTTACCATTCTAAGTTTTTACCAAACTATTATAACCATCCGAAATGATTTAATATGACGGTGTaacctttttaaaatgatttttaatataatttttattattcactAATATTTTCTAGACTTAAATTTGACTCAAAATACGACAGACTCAAAAAATGACAGGTAGTATCGTTTCTGATTCTGATTCAGATTCATATGAAACAAGAAACAATTcaaccaaaattttcaaaattacattaaaataacaatattccATATTTATAGGAGATAATTAACAAGTAACTCACAAAtttgtggaaaaaaaaacattatcccatctatatttattatagcaaaatctatactattaacatttttttttctaaaaatctaCTATAAAAAATTGTTCGATccatttataattattatttttggataCAGATTGATTCTTTTCGTGTCCGGACTTTTCAGGTCCTAGACATTTGAATCCAACTAGATAATTTAAGATTTTCAAATATAAGATGGGTCCGGATTGGTTCGATACTTAAGACTCAAAAACATTCAGAGTAcctgaaaactcaaaaatacctacaaatccaaaaatattcaaattccaaaattccaaaattttatCCGA
Coding sequences within:
- the LOC130504139 gene encoding protein PELOTA 2-like; this translates as MKILRRDFVRDGPGSVKLMAEDSDDLWFTYNLISPGDSVMAITSRKVLKERGNSERIVSKRIDSERIVSKRIDSEREDSDSDSDSDSDQRVDPKRVCAKKRLDIKRLHAKFDDSKPLVSERLTLKLEVQVEEVSYDKEGAVLRILGTNILENEHVPLGAYQSLELTLKRRFLLRKQIWDSLAIDTLNQAKHHKSSVNLAVVLMQEGHAQIFLVGKSVGPPIETSIPNRKHAGYESALKKFFENVVRAFVKHVDFSIVRCVVIASPGFTKDQFHRHLLSEAERRKLRDITENKSRILLVHANSGYRHSLGEVLSDPKVMKMIQDTKASKEVNALRDFFTMFAKDPYRACYGPKHVEFAHQQKAIQTLLITDELFKNSDVKKRKKYVDFVESVKQLGGEAFIFSSMHVSGEQLAKHTGIAALLRFPLPDLDDVEM